The following proteins are co-located in the Alcaligenes faecalis genome:
- the tolR gene encoding protein TolR yields the protein MPSMRGSTGRHGRRMKNEINVVPYIDVMLVLLVIFMVTAPMITPGLVELPSVGQASEVPAKPVEIQVDKDGKLAIRLRDAGSEFMNIEKSTLLNEVRSRMQADSPVVIAADGKVPYETVMSLMDELRSNGINRLGLIVDRNSDPDARQ from the coding sequence ATGCCATCGATGCGTGGAAGCACCGGCCGTCATGGCCGGCGCATGAAAAATGAAATCAACGTCGTACCGTATATCGACGTGATGCTGGTGCTGCTGGTGATCTTCATGGTCACTGCCCCCATGATTACCCCCGGTCTGGTGGAATTGCCTTCGGTAGGCCAAGCCTCCGAAGTGCCTGCCAAGCCGGTGGAAATCCAGGTTGATAAGGACGGAAAACTGGCCATACGCTTGCGCGATGCGGGCTCCGAGTTCATGAACATCGAGAAATCCACATTGCTTAACGAAGTGCGCTCGCGTATGCAGGCCGACAGCCCGGTTGTCATTGCTGCCGACGGCAAGGTCCCCTACGAGACCGTCATGAGCTTGATGGATGAGTTGCGCTCCAACGGCATCAACCGCCTGGGTCTGATCGTCGATCGCAACAGCGATCCTGACGCTCGCCAATAA